From Vanrija pseudolonga chromosome 1, complete sequence, a single genomic window includes:
- the SPBC887.17 gene encoding Putative xanthine/uracil permease, whose product MAWAWVDSFNTRVATSPFGKYFRLEGSGHAKERKGTVFTTEVRAGMATFFAMAYIISVNSAIVSDSGGTCVCPAESMADLCVSNPEYMQCVQEIRRDLVTATAAIAALSTFCMGLFANLPIALAPGMGLNAYFAYTVVGFHGSGLVPYKVALTAVFVEGFVFVGLTLLGIRQWLARAIPASIKLATAVGIGLYLTIIGMTYAAGIGLITGAQATPVELGGCHPSMRDKDGICPSSDKMRNPTMWIGIFCGGIFTVMLMMFRVKGAIIFGILLVSIISWPRGTPVTNFPHTPLGNDAFDFFKKVATFHPIKHTLNVLDFNIKEHGGQFGLAFITFLYVDILDATGTMYAMAKFGGFLDKRTQDFENSSIAYCIDAFGISIGSLFGAPPVTAFIESGAGILEGGRTGITSMVTGFCFFIAVFFAPIFASIPPWATGCTLILVGAQMAAESRNINWKYMGDAIPSFLCLAIMPFTYSIAYGLIAGICSYILINVTVWLIEKASGGRIRPQNKDDKEPWTYKLEGGFLPPWLNNVTHGRKPWADDPEANVAHYDDDEDKDDAPTRTGSGQQDALALPKQKEEADNQLKA is encoded by the exons atggcttgggcttgggttGACAGCTTCAACACGCGCgtggcgacctcgccgttcGGAAAGTACTTTCGCCTCGAGGGTTCAGGCCAT gccaaggagcgcaaggGCACCGTCTTCACCaccgaggtgcgcgccggcATGGCGACCTTCTTCGCCATGGCCTACATTATCAGCGTGAACTCGGCCATTGTCTCGGACTCGGGAGGAACCTGTGTCTGCCCCGCCGAGTCCATGGCGGACCTCTGCGTCAGCAACCCAGAGTACATGCAGTGTGTGCAGGAGATccggcgcgacctcgtcaccgccacggccgccatcgccgccctGTCCACCTTCTGCATGGGCCTGTTCGCCAACCTCCCCATCGCCCTTGCTCCGGGCATGGGCCTCAACGCGTACTTCGCCTACACTGTCGTCGGCTTCCACGGCTCGGGTCTCGTTCCTTACAAGGTCGCTCTTACTGCCGTCTTTGTCGAGGGCTTCGTCTTTGTTGGTCTCACGCTCCTCGGTATCCGTCAATGGCTCGCCCGTGCCATCCCTGCGTCCATCAAgctcgcgacggccgtcGGTATCGGTCTCTACCTTACCATCATCGGCATGACCTACGCCGCCGGTATCGGTCTCATCACCGGTGCTCAGGCCACCccggtcgagctcggtggaTGCCACCCCTCGATGCGCGACAAGGACGGTATCTGCCCTAGCTCGGACAAGATGCGCAACCCTACCATGTGGATCGGCATCTTCTGCGGCGGTATCTTCACCGTCATGCTCATGATGTTCCGCGTCAAGGGTGCCATCATCTTCGGTatcctcctcgtctccaTCATCTCGTGGCCGCGCGGCACCCCCGTCACGAACTTCCCCCACACCCCCCTCGGAAACGACGCGTTCGACTTCTTCAAGAAGGTCGCGACTTTCCACCCCATCAAGCACACCCTCAACGTCCTCGACTTCAACATCAAGGAGCACGGCGGCCAGTTCGGTCTTGCCTTCATCACCTTCCTCTACGTTGACATTCTCGACGCTACCGGTACCATGTACGCCATGGCCAAGTTTGGTGGTTTCCTCGACAAGCGTACCCAGGACTTTGAGAACTCGTCGATCGCCTACTGCATCGACGCCTTCGGCATCTCGATCGGCTCCCTCTTCGGTGCTCCCCCCGTCACTGCCTTCATCGAGTCGGGTGCTGGTATTCTTGAGGGTGGCAGGACCGGTATCACGTCCATGGTGACCGGCTTCTGCTTCTTCATCGCGGTCTTCTTCGCGCCGATCTTCGCCTCCATCCCTCCCTGGGCTACCGGCTGTACTCTtatcctcgtcggcgcccagaTGGCTGCCGAGTCGCGCAACATCAACTGGAAGTACATGGGCGACGCTATTCCAAGCTTCCTCTG CCTGGCGATCATGCCCTTCACCTACTCGATCGCCTACGGTCTTATCGCCGGAATCTGCTCTTACATTCTCATCAACGTGACTGTTTGGCTTATCGAGAAGGCGTCTGGCGGCCGTATCCGTCCCCAGaacaaggacgacaaggagcCCTGGACGTacaagctcgagggcggTTTCCTCCCGCCTTGGCTCAACAATGTCACGCACGGCCGCAAGCCTTGGGCGGACGACCCGGAGGCCAACGTCGCTcactacgacgacgatgaggacaaggacgacgcTCCCACGCGTACCGGCTCTGGCCAGCAGGACGCCCTGGCCCTCCCCAAACAaaaggaggaggccgacaacCAGCTCAAGGCTTGA